In Janthinobacterium sp. J1-1, a single genomic region encodes these proteins:
- a CDS encoding EAL domain-containing protein, with the protein MMASPSLPSAKMRGDRVARFNLLAAAALMMVTGAMLVLFQFHALQGALLRSLQVHAAMLATPVADALRRQDRLAAEQLLAPLAEVPAIEQALVYTPYGLPFARFARSGSAIAPAVPVHGMHFAWSDGNATLLARLPGGGALLLRSSLAPLYRSLMQSATFTVLVSLFAFCVAVLMVRRTRRAAQQAENHLHYLAHVDSVTELPNRHEFNEAMAYALARADRQDSSVGLLLLDLDNFKIVNDTLGHHCGDHLLKLVARRLVAVLRITDVICRIGGDEFVVIVEPADDASEMASVARKILAMLAEPFALDGHQLHVSASIGVSLYPFDARDVATLTRNADTAMYHAKHQGKNRYAVFKADMELRAQRRLRVEANLRRALQDQELYLHYQPQIDLRSGRIVGVEALLRWNCREMGPMNPAEFIAVAEESGVIVELGRWVLHTACRQAATWCQAGLLDSLEHVAVNLSASQVREPGLMDDIRAILHETQLPRGLLELEITEGVMMDDVPANVELMRRLQETGIHLSIDDFGTGYSSMSYLKRLPIDQLKIDRSFVHDLPGEGEAIVTAIIAMAHSLKLKVVAEGVETPQQVEFLRRAGCDNVQGFYFARPMTAAQLTALLLERRDWSSRTVMTV; encoded by the coding sequence ATGATGGCAAGCCCTTCGCTGCCATCGGCAAAAATGCGCGGCGACCGCGTGGCCAGGTTCAATCTGCTGGCCGCCGCCGCGCTGATGATGGTGACCGGCGCGATGCTGGTGCTGTTCCAGTTCCATGCGCTGCAGGGCGCGCTCTTGCGCAGCCTGCAAGTCCATGCGGCCATGCTGGCCACGCCGGTGGCCGACGCACTGCGCCGGCAAGACCGCCTGGCGGCCGAACAGTTGCTGGCGCCGCTGGCGGAGGTGCCCGCCATCGAGCAGGCGCTGGTCTACACGCCCTACGGCCTGCCCTTTGCCCGCTTTGCCCGCAGCGGCAGCGCTATCGCACCGGCGGTGCCCGTGCACGGCATGCACTTTGCCTGGAGTGACGGCAATGCCACCCTGCTGGCCAGGCTGCCCGGCGGCGGCGCCCTGCTGCTGCGTTCCAGCCTGGCACCGCTGTACCGCAGCCTGATGCAGTCGGCCACCTTCACGGTACTGGTCAGCCTGTTTGCCTTCTGCGTCGCGGTGCTGATGGTGCGCCGCACCCGCCGCGCCGCGCAGCAGGCGGAAAATCACCTGCATTACCTGGCCCACGTCGATTCCGTCACCGAACTGCCGAACCGGCATGAATTCAACGAGGCGATGGCCTATGCGCTGGCGCGCGCGGACCGCCAGGACAGCAGCGTGGGCCTGCTGCTGCTGGACCTGGACAACTTCAAGATCGTCAACGACACCCTGGGCCACCATTGCGGCGACCACCTGCTCAAGCTGGTCGCCCGGCGCCTGGTGGCGGTGCTGCGCATTACCGATGTCATCTGCCGTATCGGCGGCGATGAATTCGTCGTCATCGTCGAGCCGGCAGACGACGCCTCCGAAATGGCCAGCGTGGCGCGCAAGATCCTGGCCATGCTGGCCGAGCCGTTCGCGCTTGACGGCCACCAGCTGCATGTCAGCGCCAGCATCGGCGTCAGCCTGTATCCGTTCGACGCGCGCGACGTGGCGACCCTGACCCGCAACGCCGACACCGCCATGTACCACGCCAAGCACCAGGGCAAGAACCGCTACGCCGTGTTCAAGGCGGACATGGAGCTGCGCGCCCAGCGCCGCCTGCGCGTGGAGGCAAACCTGCGCCGCGCGCTGCAGGACCAGGAACTGTATCTGCACTACCAGCCGCAGATCGACCTGCGCAGCGGCCGCATCGTCGGCGTCGAAGCGCTGCTGCGCTGGAACTGCCGCGAGATGGGCCCCATGAATCCCGCCGAATTCATCGCCGTGGCCGAGGAAAGCGGCGTGATCGTCGAACTGGGCCGCTGGGTGCTGCACACCGCCTGCCGCCAGGCGGCCACCTGGTGCCAGGCCGGCCTGCTCGATTCACTGGAACATGTGGCCGTCAACCTGTCGGCCAGCCAGGTGCGCGAACCTGGCCTGATGGACGATATTCGCGCCATCCTGCACGAAACGCAGCTGCCGCGCGGCTTGCTGGAACTGGAAATCACGGAAGGCGTGATGATGGACGATGTGCCGGCCAACGTGGAACTGATGCGGCGGCTGCAGGAAACGGGGATACACCTGTCGATCGATGATTTCGGCACCGGCTACTCGTCGATGTCCTATTTGAAGCGCTTGCCGATCGACCAGTTGAAGATCGACCGCAGCTTCGTGCACGACCTGCCCGGCGAAGGCGAAGCGATCGTCACGGCCATTATCGCGATGGCGCACAGCCTGAAGCTGAAAGTGGTGGCCGAAGGCGTGGAAACGCCGCAGCAGGTGGAATTCCTGCGCCGCGCCGGCTGCGACAACGTGCAGGGATTCTATTTTGCCCGCCCGATGACGGCGGCGCAGCTGACGGCGCTGCTGCTCGAGCGCAGGGACTGGAGCAGCAGGACGGTGATGACGGTTTGA
- a CDS encoding peptide chain release factor 3 has translation MANENDINTPDSTDIEAGAEPSAAAAASSKAPAVIAREVQRRRTFGIISHPDAGKTTLTEKLLLFSGAIQMAGTVKARKSGRHATSDWMEIEKQRGISVASSVMQFEFRDHVVNLLDTPGHQDFSEDTYRVLTAVDSALMVIDAAKGVEAQTIKLLAVCRMRNTPIVTFMNKMDRETRDPLDLLDELESVLKIQCAPVTWPIGMGKNFRGVYHLLNDEIMLFKAGEEKADGAFEIIKGIDNPRLQEMFPLEMDQLRMEVELVHGASNPFNLEEFLSGVQTPVFFGSAINNFGVREILSALVDWAPAPRERDATVRSVAPAEQPFTGFVFKIQANMDPAHRDRIAFLRVCSGRFERGMKVKHLRLGREIKVSNVVTFMASSREQVEEAYAGDIIGLPNHGNMQIGDSFSEGELLTFTGIPYFAPDFFRSVRIRNPLKIKQLHKGLQQLGEEGAVQVFKPVQGGELVLGAVGVLQFEVVASRLLNEYGVDAVFEGTSISSARWVSCDDKRILQDFENALGHNVAYDAAGNMAYLATSGVNLRLTEERWPKLKFHATREHSAKLA, from the coding sequence ATGGCCAACGAGAACGACATCAACACCCCCGATTCCACCGACATCGAGGCCGGCGCGGAGCCGTCCGCAGCCGCCGCGGCGAGCAGCAAGGCGCCGGCCGTGATCGCGCGCGAAGTGCAGCGCCGCCGCACCTTCGGCATCATTTCCCACCCCGATGCCGGCAAGACCACGCTGACCGAAAAACTGCTGCTGTTCTCGGGCGCGATCCAGATGGCCGGTACCGTGAAAGCCCGCAAATCGGGCCGCCATGCAACGTCCGACTGGATGGAGATCGAGAAGCAGCGCGGCATTTCCGTGGCCTCGTCCGTGATGCAGTTCGAATTCCGCGACCACGTGGTGAACCTGCTCGACACCCCCGGCCACCAGGACTTCTCGGAAGACACCTACCGCGTGCTGACGGCGGTCGACTCGGCGCTGATGGTGATCGATGCGGCCAAGGGCGTGGAAGCGCAGACGATCAAGCTGCTGGCCGTGTGCCGCATGCGCAATACGCCGATCGTCACCTTCATGAACAAGATGGACCGCGAGACGCGCGATCCGCTGGACCTGCTCGACGAACTCGAATCGGTGCTGAAGATCCAGTGCGCGCCCGTCACCTGGCCGATCGGCATGGGCAAGAACTTCCGCGGCGTGTATCACCTGCTGAACGACGAGATCATGCTGTTCAAGGCCGGCGAGGAAAAGGCCGACGGCGCCTTCGAGATCATCAAGGGCATCGACAACCCGCGCCTGCAGGAGATGTTCCCGCTCGAGATGGACCAGCTGCGCATGGAAGTGGAACTGGTGCATGGCGCTTCGAATCCGTTCAACCTGGAAGAATTTTTGTCCGGCGTGCAGACGCCGGTGTTCTTCGGTTCGGCCATCAACAACTTCGGCGTGCGCGAGATTCTGTCGGCGCTGGTCGACTGGGCGCCGGCACCGCGCGAGCGTGACGCCACCGTGCGTTCGGTGGCGCCGGCCGAGCAGCCGTTTACGGGCTTCGTGTTCAAGATCCAGGCCAATATGGACCCGGCCCACCGCGACCGCATCGCCTTCCTGCGCGTGTGCTCGGGGCGTTTCGAGCGCGGCATGAAGGTCAAGCACTTGCGCCTGGGCCGCGAGATCAAGGTGTCGAACGTGGTGACCTTCATGGCCTCCTCGCGCGAACAGGTGGAAGAGGCGTACGCGGGCGACATCATCGGCCTGCCGAACCACGGCAACATGCAGATCGGCGACAGTTTTTCGGAAGGCGAGCTGCTGACCTTTACCGGCATCCCGTACTTTGCGCCGGACTTCTTCCGCTCGGTGCGCATCCGTAATCCGCTGAAGATCAAGCAGCTGCACAAGGGCTTGCAACAGCTGGGCGAAGAGGGCGCGGTGCAGGTCTTCAAGCCGGTGCAGGGCGGTGAACTGGTGCTGGGCGCGGTCGGCGTGCTGCAGTTCGAAGTGGTGGCCAGCCGTTTGCTGAACGAATACGGTGTCGACGCCGTGTTCGAAGGCACCAGCATCAGCAGCGCGCGCTGGGTCAGCTGCGACGACAAGCGCATCCTGCAGGATTTCGAGAATGCGCTCGGTCACAACGTGGCCTACGACGCGGCCGGCAACATGGCCTACCTGGCGACGTCGGGCGTGAATCTGCGTCTGACGGAAGAGCGCTGGCCGAAACTGAAATTCCACGCCACGCGCGAGCATTCGGCCAAATTGGCGTGA